Genomic window (Thermotoga sp. SG1):
CGAGGTCGAAAGACACGGAAGAACCAACGTAGTAAACCCATCCTTTGCCATATTTGTTTCTCAAAACGGCAGGCTCACTCGCGTAGTAATCCTTCCTGAACCTTCCAAGAACCTCTGCCGTGGTGGCCTTTATGTAATCAAAAACAAGATTACATTCATAGGACCTACCAAACATCAAGATTTCGTTCTTTTCCTCTGGTGGTAAAGCATCTATCTCCTCCACATAGCCCCCCACAAGATCGTGAAGATAGCCTGGGTATCCACCAAGAACAATTTGGTCGTTCTCATCAACGATTCCACTCATGGTTGTAAGAACCAGAATGCCACCGCTTGAAACGTAATCTTTCAATTTCTGAGCAAGTTTTTTGTCAACCATGTAAAGTGCAGGTGCGACGATCAATCTGTATCTTTCAAAAGCTTGGTCCCTTCCCACAACATCTGCGCCAAGACCAGTCTTCATCAGTGCTTTGAAATATTTTTGCACCTCGCTTAAATATCTGAAATCTACATTCGGTGTGAGGGTGTCTTCCATCGCCCACCAACTTTCCCAGTCGAAAAGAAGAGCAGTCTGTGAGACAACCCGTGTATCAAGAAGATTCGATAGGGATTTTATTTCTTCTCCCAATTTCTTCACTTCCCGAAACACCCTCGTTTCAGTACTGTCAACGTGCGTGATGACGGCCCCGTGGAACTTCTCCACACCACCCTTCGACTGTCTCAACTGAAAGAACATGAGGGTCTCTGCTCCGTGAGCGAGGGCATGATAACTCCAAAACCTCATCTCCCCAGGTCTTTTCTGAGGATTGTACCATCTCCAGCACGCCTGAGAAGGGGACTGTTCCATCAGAACAAAGGGCTGACCTTCTTTCAACCCGCGTATCAGTGAATGTCTCAACGAGATCACAGAGAAATCTTCTCTGTATCCGGGGTAGTTGTCCCATGCCACAACGTCCATGTGTTTTGCCCATTCGAAGTAGTTCCACTCCTTGAACGTTGCTGCGATCAAATTCGTCGTGACTGGAATGTCTGGAGTGTGTTTCTTTATGGCTTGATATTCCTCAAGGAAGCACTCGAGCATGCTCTGAGTCATGAACCGTCTATAATCAAGATACAGCTCCGGTAGGACAGATTGGTATCGATCTTTTCTCCAGAAAAGGACGCTTTTTGTTGTCGGAACGGGAATTTCTTCCCAGCTTGTGAACGTCTGTGACCAGAATCTTGTGTACCACCTTCGATTCAGTTCATCGAGGGTACCGTACTTTTCCTTCAGCCAGTTCTGGAACTTTGCTTTGCACGTGTCGCAGTAACAGTAGTTCAGATATTCATTGTTCACATGCCACAAAACAAGCGCGGGATGATCCTTGAAGTGCTCTGCCAGTTTCTCTGCGATGTTTCTTGCGAAATATCTGTACTTTTCACTGTTGGGACAGAAGTTCTGTCTGCCGCCCTTTTCTCTTTTCACACCGTTCACATCCGTGAGGAGTATCTCCGGGTACTTCTGCGTCATCCAATGTGGAGGAGCAGACGTCGGTGTCGCAAGACAGACGTAGATTCCTTCTTGGTACAGTCGATCCATCACCTTTTCGAAAAACGAAAAATCGTAGGTGTTCTCATCCGGTTGCACCAGAGTCCACGAAAAGACACCCAGTGTTACCACATTGATCCCTGCTTCTTTGAACATCTCGATGTCTCTTTCAAAGGTTTTCTCATCCCACTGCTCTGGATAGTAGTCCCCACCGTACCAGATCACGGGAAGTTTCGGATTGATCACTCAGTGTTCACCTCCTAAAAACCCCGGCGAGCGCCGGGGTGAGTCGTCATTTCTGTTCTATGTAGAACTGTATCGGCATGGCGTTCCACGGACTGAAGAACGGAGTTGCGGTCACCAGTTCTTCGGGTACGTTTTTGAAGTTGTTCTTCACAATTGCAGGTGAAGTGTCTTCTCCGACCGTCCCTATCATCCAGAGGTTTTCTCTGTGGATCTTCGTCACTTCTTTCATGAGTTCTTTTATCTTCTCTGGATCGGGGGTATTCTGAATCTCTTTCCAGAGGTCGAGTAGTCTTTCGAGTGGCTCTCTTATTCCCTCAGGTGGCACGATTGCATCCTCCTGCTGGAGATACTCTTTTAGAGATTCTTCTCCTTCAAGGTAAGAGCCAGCCCATTCAGCCCAGCCGATGTAC
Coding sequences:
- a CDS encoding beta-galactosidase, producing MINPKLPVIWYGGDYYPEQWDEKTFERDIEMFKEAGINVVTLGVFSWTLVQPDENTYDFSFFEKVMDRLYQEGIYVCLATPTSAPPHWMTQKYPEILLTDVNGVKREKGGRQNFCPNSEKYRYFARNIAEKLAEHFKDHPALVLWHVNNEYLNYCYCDTCKAKFQNWLKEKYGTLDELNRRWYTRFWSQTFTSWEEIPVPTTKSVLFWRKDRYQSVLPELYLDYRRFMTQSMLECFLEEYQAIKKHTPDIPVTTNLIAATFKEWNYFEWAKHMDVVAWDNYPGYREDFSVISLRHSLIRGLKEGQPFVLMEQSPSQACWRWYNPQKRPGEMRFWSYHALAHGAETLMFFQLRQSKGGVEKFHGAVITHVDSTETRVFREVKKLGEEIKSLSNLLDTRVVSQTALLFDWESWWAMEDTLTPNVDFRYLSEVQKYFKALMKTGLGADVVGRDQAFERYRLIVAPALYMVDKKLAQKLKDYVSSGGILVLTTMSGIVDENDQIVLGGYPGYLHDLVGGYVEEIDALPPEEKNEILMFGRSYECNLVFDYIKATTAEVLGRFRKDYYASEPAVLRNKYGKGWVYYVGSSVSFDLVWDLVKFIEKEHGLKADITPADDVEVVKKIKDEKTFYFLFNHSSERRIVDLPEGRFKDMITGTIYEEKADLGPRDVLILLKE